Proteins found in one Candidatus Cloacimonadota bacterium genomic segment:
- the folE2 gene encoding GTP cyclohydrolase FolE2, translating into MAKYKDIQNQQDKREITINKVGVKGLKYPIVLEDRKYGKQNTTAAVNMYVELSSNFRGTHMSRFVEILNHYHKETIVDNLENLLLEMKKKLDANIAYIEFEFPYFIKKQAPVSKEESLMSYNCKFDAKLDKKFQFEMSATVPVISLCPCSKEISDFGAHNQRTYVTAKIMYKDFVWLEELIEIIEKSGSSELYSMLKRADEKYVTEKSYNNPKFVEDIVREVAEKLKNDKRITFYKVEAESIESIHNHNAYAMVKG; encoded by the coding sequence ATGGCTAAATATAAAGACATTCAAAATCAACAAGATAAACGGGAGATAACAATAAATAAAGTCGGCGTAAAAGGATTAAAGTATCCGATAGTTTTAGAAGACAGGAAGTATGGGAAACAGAATACCACTGCAGCTGTTAATATGTATGTTGAATTGTCTTCGAATTTTCGTGGTACGCATATGAGTAGATTCGTTGAAATTCTAAATCATTATCATAAAGAAACCATTGTTGATAATCTTGAAAACCTGCTTTTAGAAATGAAGAAGAAATTAGATGCAAATATCGCATATATTGAATTTGAATTTCCATATTTTATAAAAAAGCAAGCCCCTGTTTCAAAAGAGGAATCGCTAATGTCATATAATTGTAAGTTTGATGCAAAGTTAGATAAAAAATTTCAATTTGAGATGTCTGCTACTGTTCCTGTTATTAGTCTTTGCCCTTGCTCAAAGGAAATTAGTGATTTTGGGGCTCATAATCAGAGAACTTATGTTACAGCAAAAATAATGTATAAAGATTTCGTTTGGTTAGAAGAATTAATAGAAATAATTGAGAAATCGGGGAGTAGTGAATTATATTCAATGTTAAAAAGAGCTGACGAAAAATATGTCACAGAAAAATCTTATAATAATCCAAAATTTGTAGAAGATATTGTTCGTGAGGTTGCAGAAAAATTAAAGAATGACAAAAGAATTACTTTTTACAAAGTTGAAGCAGAAAGCATTGAGTCTATTCATAATCATAATGCGTATGCGATGGTGAAGGGGTAA